The DNA segment TCTTTGCCGATTTTCCGCCCTTTTCGTCTGCCAGCGCCGACATGAGCCTGAAGGGCTACGACATCGACGTTGCGCAATATATTGCCGATAGCCTGAAGGTGAAGCTGGTTCCCGTGCCGGTCACCGGCCAGAACCGCATCCCGTATCTCACTGAAAAGCGCGTCGATCTGCTTGTCAGCGTCGGCTACAGCAAGGAGCGCGCCGAAGTCATCGATTTTGCCGCAGCCTACGCGCCCTATTACATCGCCGTGATCGGCCCGGCCGCCATGGACGTCAAAGGCAAGGACGACCTTTCCGGAAAGTCCATCGCCGTAAACCGCGGCACGCTGGAAGACACCTCGCTGACGGAAGCCGCCCCCAAGGATGCCGATATCAAGCGTTTCGACAATTACAACTCGGTAATCCAGGCGTTCATCTCCGGCCAGACGGAACTGATGGTTGTCGGCAATGATGTCGGTGCCCAGGTTCTGGCCCGTCAGGAAGCCTTGAAGCCGGAACAGAAGTTCCAGCTCATGACCTCGCCGTCGCACCTGGCGCTGAACAAGGGCGAAGACCGGCTGAAGGCCGCTGTCAACGATGCCGTTGCCAAGATGCTGGCCGATGGCAAGCTGGATGCGAGTTCGCAAGCCTGGCTGAAAGTGCCGCTCAATCCTGAAAACCTGAAGGATTGATCCTTTGGGCTATGTGCTCGACTTCGGCTGGCTGAGCGATGCGGTCTCCCTGATCGCAAGCGGTGCGGCCATGACGATGTTCCTGATCGCGGTGTCGGCTGTTGCCGGCATCGTGCTCAGTGTTCTGGGTGCAGCAGCGCGGCGCAGCCGCTACGCTCTGTTGCGCCGCGCGATTGCCGCTTATGTCGAGCTTATCCGCAACACGCCGTTTCTGGTGCAGCTGTTCTTCATCTTCTTCGGGCTGCCCAGCCTCGGCATCCGCCTCGATCCGGTGGTCGCCGCGATCCTGGCAATGACCCTGAACATGACGGCCTATACGACGGAGATCGTTGGCGCCGGTCTCGATGCGGTGCCCAAGGGACAGAAGGAGGCGGCGCTTGCGCTTGGCCTGCGGCCCCGCCTGGTGTTCATCAAGATCGTGCTGCCGCAGGCGCTGAAGGTGATCTTCCCGGCGCTGACCAGCCAGATCGTCATCATGATGCTGGAATCGGCCGTCGTCTCGCAGATCGCCGTGCGCGAGCTCACCTATGAGGCAGATCTCCTGCAGGCCCGCACGTTCCGGGCGTTCGAGACCTATTTCATCGTGACCCTCGTCTATCTCGCCATGAGCATCGGCCTGCGCCGTTTGCTCGTCGCCGGCGGCAACCGCTTTCTGGCGGGAGGCGTGTCGTGATCGAATTCACCCTTTGGGACATCGTCCGCAATCTGCTTCTGGCGGCGCGCTGGACCATCCTTCTGTCGGCCGTCGCCTTCGTGGGCGGCACGATCGTCGGCCTTGTCATCCTGTTCATGCGCATTTCCAAGCGGCGCTGGGTGCAGCGCTTTGCCGAATATTATATCGGCCTGTTTCAGGGCACGCCGCTGTTGATGCAGCTCTTCCTGCTGTTCTTCGGCCTGCCGCTGATCGGCCTGCGCATCGAGCCCTGGACGGCTGCGGTACTGGGCCTGACGCTGTGCGCCAGCGCGTTTCTGGCGGAAATCTGGCGCGGCGGCGTGCAGGCGGTGCCGCTTGGGCAATGGGATGCCGGCAGCAGCCTGGGATTGCATTATCTTAAGCAGTTGCGGCTGATCATCCTGCCGCAGGCCTTTGCGATGACGCGGGCGCCGACGGTCGGCTTTCTGGTGCAGCTGATCAAGAGCACGGCCTTGACATCGATCATCGGATTTGAGGAACTGGTCAGGACCTCGAATGCGATCAACAATGCGACCTTCGAGCCGTTCAAGGTTTATGGCTTCGTGGCGCTGATCTATTTCGCCTTGTGTTTTCCGCTGACGCGCTACGCCAAGATGCTGGAGCTTCGCGCGCTAAAACACTGATCAATCCGTGGTCCGGGGCTTGCAAGCCGGACCAAAAATTGGGAACAGACCGGAAGCCACAAAGACGGCACCGGCATAGAACAGGAGAACAAGGATGACAGACTTTCTCAAACAGAAGATCGGCCGCCGCGCCGTGCTCGGTGCCGGCCTTGCCGGTGCATCCATGCTGGCCATGCCGTCCATCCTGCGCGCTCAGGAAAAGTCGCTGAAGGTCGGCGTCTATGGCGGCTATTTCAAGGATTCCTTCGACAAGAACATTTTTCCGGATTTCACCAAGGCGACCGGCATTGCCGTCGAGGCGATTGCGGAGCCGACCGGCGAAGCCTGGCTGGTGCAGCTCGATCAGGCTGCCAAGGCAGGACAGGCTCCGGCCGACGTCTCGATGATGTCGCAGGTGGCGATGCTGAAGGGTCAGGCGACCGACCTGTGGGCGCCGCTCGACATGGCGAAGATCCCGAATGGCGCAAACCTCATCGAGCGTTTCGTCAACAAGTATCCGGACGGCCGCGTCGCCGGCATCGGTGCCGTGTCCTGGTACATTACGCTCGTCACCAATACCGACGTCTACAAGGAAGCCCCGACATCCTGGCAGGCGTTCTGGGATCCGGCAAATGCCGACAAGCTCGGTCTCCTGGCGCTGGTGTCCAATTCCTTCCTGCTCGAAGTGACCGCCAAGACCTTCTTTGGCGGCACCAAAGCGCTGGATACGGAAGAGGGCGTCCAGAAGGCCTTCGACAAGCTGGCCGAGGTCAAGCCGAACGTGCGCCTGTGGTACCGCGACGAGGCCCAGTTCGAACAGGCGCTGAAGTCGGGCGAAATCCCGATGGGCCAGTATTATCACGACGTCACCGGCCTTGCCGCTGCCGACGGCAATCCCGTCCGCTCGACCTTTCCCAAGGAAGGCGGCATTCAGGACAGTGGCTGCTGGGCGCTGTCGCGCGCATCGACGAAGGTCGATGAGGCCCATGAATTCATCAACTACATGAGCCAGCCGTCGATCCAGGCGATCCTGTCGCGCAAGGTCGGCACCTCGCCGACGGTCAAGCGCGAGCTGACCGACCTGACGGACGCGGAATTTTCCGCCGTCTCCTCCGATATCGAACCGATCATTCCGCGCTACGATCTCTACCAGACGAAGTCGGACTGGCTGAACCAGAAATGGACGGAACTGATCGTCGGTTGATTTGGGCTCGGAGGGTGGATTTACCCCCCTCTGTCGGCGACGCCGACATCTCCCCCTCAAGGGGGGAGATTGGCCGCTGGCACTGTGCGTCCCTTGTCTCAGCAAAGATAAGGGAAAAGAATGATCTCCCCCCTTGAGGGGGAGATGTCCCGAAGGGACAGAGGGGGGTGAAGGCGGCATATGCTGTATTGAATGCGTGCCGCGATGCCCCGAAGTTTTTTAAAAGGAACACGATGTCAGGCCTCGTCCTTAACAACGTCACGAAGGAATTCGGGACTTTCACTGCGGTCAACAATGTCGAGCTGACGGTGCCGCATGGTACGTTTGTCTGCATGCTGGGACCGTCCGGTTGCGGCAAGACCACGCTGCTCAGGATGATCGCCGGGCTCGACCTGCCAACCGGCGGTGCGATCCGGCTTGATGGCGAGGACATCACCCATGTTCCCACCCACAAGCGCAATCTCGGCATGGTGTTCCAGTCGCTGGCGCTGTTTCCGCATCTGACAGTCGGTGAAAACATCGCCTATCCCTTGCGCATTCGCGGCGCACCGAAGGAGGATCAGAAGAAGCGGGTCGATGAACTCCTGTCGATGATCCATCTGAGCGGCTATTCCGACCGGCCGGTGTCGAAACTGTCCGGCGGCCAGCGGCAGCGCGTGGCGATTGCCCGGGCGCTGGCGATCTCGCCGAAACTGTTCCTGCTCGACGAGCCGCTCTCCGCACTCGACGCGAAATTGCGCGAGGCGATGCAGGTGGAGTTGCGCCAGCTGCAGCAGCAGCTCGGCATCACCACCATCGTCGTCACCCATGACCAGCGCGAGGCGATGACCATGGCCGATACGGTCGTTGTCATGAAGGGCGGCGAAATCCGCCAGGCCGCGTCGCCGATCGAGATATACCGCCGCCCGGCCGATACGTTCGTTGCCGATTTCATCGGCTCGACCAATCTGCTCGAGGCCGAAGCCGACAGCGCCGGCCGCGTCACCGTGCTCGGCCAGCCGGTGTCCGGCGTGTCTCTCGGTGCCGCTACCAGCAAGGCGACGCTGTCGATCCGGCCGGAAGACGTGCATCTGACGGCGCCTGGCGATGGCGCGCTGTCCGGCACCGTCACCTTCGTGCGTGACCTCGGCGGCACGATCGAAACCTTCGTCGATATCGCCGGCCGCCAGATCGTTGCGGTCTCGACGCCGCGCGCCCGGCCGGATGTTACCGTCGGCCAGCCGGTCGGCGTGGTGTTGCTTCCCGATGTTTGCGTGGTGCTGGCCAAATGAGACGCGAAGCCCCGCAAAAACTCGGCGATTACGGACCGCTGTTCTTTCCGGCGATGATGCTCATCGTCTTCTTCGTCGTGCCGTTTGCGACGATGATCGCCGTCTCCTTCTTCCAGCGCCAGCAGGGCGGCTTCTACGTGCCGGCGTTCGAGCTCGCCAATTACCAGCGCTTCCTCAGCCTGTTCTTTGCCAATGTGCTGGGCTTCTCGCTGATGCTCGCGGTCACGGTGGCGATCTGCTGCGTCGTGCTCGCCGTTCCCTTCACCTATCTCCTGACCCGCATGGCCCGGAAGGTGCAGATCATCTGGCTGGTGGCGCTGCTGTCGGTTCTGTCGCTGTCCGAGGTTATTATCGGTTTTGCCTGGTCAACGCTGTTTTCGCGCACGGCCGGGATCACCAATCTTCTGGTCATGGCCGGTATCATGAGCGAGGCCAAGGCGCTGTTGCCGAGCTTCGGCGCGGTGCTGACCGGCATGGTCTACCAGGCCTTTCCCTACACGGTCCTCGTGCTTTATCCCGCACTGGTGCGGCTTGATCCAACACTCACCGAAGCGGCGAGAACGCTCGGCGCGTCGCCTATCAAGGCGTTCTTCACGGTCGTCATTCCAGCCCTTCGCAATACGATTACGGCGACGCTGATCATGGTGTTCATCTTCGCGCTCGGCTCCTATCTCCTGCCGCAGCTTCTCGGCCGGCCGCAGCACTGGACGCTGTCGGTGCTGATCACCGACCAGGCGATCTACCAGTCGAACATGCCGTTTGCCGCAGCAATGGCGGTGTTTCTGGTGCTGGTGACGCTGGGGCTGGTCGCTTTGACCGTGCTTGCCGGACGCAAGGGAGAAGCGGCATGACGGGGGCGCTGAGCAAAGTCTATTTCTTCCTGATCGGCCTGTTCCTGGCTGCGCCCATGATCGTCGTTGCCGGCGTGTCAGTGAATGCCCGGCAGACGCTCGCCTTTCCGCCCAAGGGATTTTCGCTCTCCTGGTACGGCGAGATTTTCCTTAATCCGGAATGGCGCAATGCGCTGTTTGCCTCGCTGACGCTCGCCGTCCTGTCGGCCGCCCTGGCGGTTGCCATCGCGCTGCCGCTTGCCTGGTTCCTGTGGCGGCGGGTTGCGCCCTGGGCCAACATTTTCCAGCTTCTCGGCATCGCGCCGTTCACGCTGCCGCCCGTCATCACGGCGCTTGGCCTTTTGACCTTCTGGGCAACGACCGGTTTCTATGGCCAGCCCTGGACCGCCGTTGTCAGCCACGCGATCTTTTTCGTGACGCTGCCGCTGGTGACGCTGTCGCTCGGCTTTACCGCGATCGACCGCTCGCTGGTCGAGGCTGCGGCGACCATGGGCGCCGATGACCGGACGATCTTCCGCACCGTCGTGCTGCCGCTGATCCTGCCCTATATCGTTTCGGGCTATGCATTTGCCTTCGTGCTGTCGCTTAACGAATATATCATTGCCTATATGACCGTCGGCTTCACCATGGAAACGCTGCCGATCAAGATTTTCAACGCGCTGCGCTACGGCTATACGCCGACCATGGCGTCGGTCACCATCCTGTTCGTCGCAACGGCGGCGGTCATCTTCTCCCTTGTCGCGCGGTTTGGTGATCTGCCCAAGCTGCTCGGCGCCATGTCATCGGACGACACATGATCACGCTCGCCGCCTTGCAGATGAAATCGAAAAGCGGCGATACCGCCGCCAATCTCGCCCGCGTCGAAGACGCAGCGCGTGAGGCTGCGGCCAAGGGTGCGAGCCTCTTGATCACGCCGGAACTCGGGCTGACCGGCTATGGCGCCGGCGATGTCATCAGCGAACTGGCGGAGCCTGCCGACGGGCCGCTGGTGCGGCAACTGCAGGCGATTTCGGTTAAGCTTGGCATTGCCATCATCGCCGGTTTTGCCGAAAAGGCCGAAGACACCGTCTTCAACAGTTGCGTCTATGCCGATGGTGCGGCCGCCCCCGTCATCTACCGGAAATCCAATCTTTACGGCGATTACGAGCGGGGGCTGTTTTCCGCTGCCGCGCCGGGCACGGTGCTGTTTGATCACCGCGGCGTCAGATGCGGCATGCTGATCTGCTACGATGTCGAATTCCCGGAAAATGTCCGGCGCCTGGCGCTTGCCGGTGCCGATGCGGTTCTGGTGCCGACGGCGCTGCCTGCCGGCTATTCCGGCACGTTCATTGCCGATCACATGATCCAGACCCGCGCTTTCGAAAACCAGGTTTTCGTCGCCTATATCAACCATAGCGGCGCTGACGAGCGCTTCAGCTTTGCCGGATCGTCGCGGGTCGCGGCACCCGATGGCACTTTGCTTGCCAGCGCAGCACCGCAGGGCGAAGTGCTGATGGTGGCAGTGCTCGATCCGGCCGCCTTCAAGGAGTCCAGAAGCGAGAATACCTATCTGGCCGACAGGCGGGCGTGACCAGCAACCGGTGCGGATGGTAGGGTGCTTCATTGCGCGTGTTGAGGAGCCGCCATGACCGGAAGGGTGACGGGACGCTGCCATTGCGGTGAAGTTCAGGTGTCGGTGATCTCAGCGCCCGCTGAGGTAACCGAGTGCCATTGCTCGATCTGCCGCCGCTACGCACCGCTCTGGGCCTACTACCAGACGGGCGACGTCCAGTTGAGCGGCCCGACCGATATTTACCGCTGGGGCAGACAGCATATCGACTTTCACCGCTGCCGCCAGTGTGGTTGCGTGATGGCCTGGATGCCGCGCGGTGATTACCCCGAATGCGGCATCAACGCGCGCATGCTCGATGGCTTTGATCTCCGCGCAGTCACGCTGATTGTGGAAGAGGATTCCTCGGTCTAAAGCGCTTCATCTTCAGACGCCACCAGCCTGCAAAAGCGATGAAAACATGGAATCGGCATCGGTTGCGGAACCATCGGTGCTTTCCGTCCGTATTCTTCTCAACAGAGGAGAAAGACATGAAACGCATCCTGTTTTCGCTGACCGCTCTTGCCCTTCTATCCGCTCCATTGCCGGCCTTCGCCAAAGACACGATGATGGAGACGTTCTTTCGCGGAAAAACCACCGCGAAGGGTTCCTTTTCCGCCATCAACGGCGTCAACCGCCAGTTCGACGTCGTGCTCACCGGCAGGCTGCGTGGCGACGTGCTGACCGTGCGGGAGGATTTCGTCTATTCCGACGGTGAAAAAGACCGCAAGACCTGGCGTTTCGTTCGCACGGGGCCTTCGACCTATTCCGGAACGCGCGAGGACGTGATCGGCAAGACGACAGTGCGTGTCGATAGCAACACAGCGCGCTTTAACTATCTCGTTGATCTCGATCCAGGCCCTAAGAAGAATGTCGTGCGTTTCTACGACAAGATGGTTCTGGCCGGGGATGGCGCCACGATCGCCAATACCGCGACCGTCTGGAAATATATCTTCCCGGTGGCGCGTGTGAAGGTCGATTTCAAGCGCTAAACTCTCTGGGTTCGTTCATGAATGGTGAACAATCTGTCCGTGCCGGGCCTCTTTATTAAACGGGCGCGCAGGCCGATATTGCCTTCACACAGTCACGAATGGAGGCGAGAGCCATGAGCTTGCAACTGACCGGAATTCATCATCTGACCGCGATCACCGCGAACGCCAAGGAAAACCTGCGTTTCTACACGCAGGTTCTCGGCATGCGGCTGGTCAAGAAGACCGTGAACCAGGACGATACCACCGCCTATCACCTGTTTTATGCCGACGGCGAGGCGACGCCGGGAACGGACCTGACCTTCTTCGACTGGCCGGTCAACCGCGAGACCCGTGGCACCCATAGCGTTTCGCGCACCGGGCTTCGTGTCGGCAGTCCGGAAAGCATCGAATGGTGGAAGGCCCGCTTCGGCGAACTGAGCATCGCGTCCGAAGATATCGGCGAGATCGACGGCCGCCTGTCGCTTGATTTTGAAGATGGCGAGGGCCAGCGGTTCCGGCTGATCGACGATGGCGGCCTTGCGCCGTCGCATCCCTGGGACCGCAGCCCGGTTCCCGCCGAACATCAGATCAAGGGGCTTGGCCCCATCACCATGAGCGTTCCGGATATTACCAATACGCAGCTGGTTCTCGAGCAGGTGATGAACATGACCAGACAGCGCCAATATCCGTCACCGGATGGCAAGGGCGAGGTGCATGTGTTTTCCATGGGTGAGGGTGGACCGGCTGCCGAACTGCATGTGGCCGTTCAGCCCGGCCTGCCGACCGCCCGCCAGGGTGCCGGTGCCGTTCATCATGTCGCGTTCCGCGCGCCGGATGAGGCTGCGCTGCACGCATGGACCGAACGGCTGCAGGAGTTCCGCCTACCGTCGAGCGGCGAGGTCGAACGGTTTTATTTCCGGTCGCTCTATTTCCGCGAGCCGAACGGCGTCCTGTTCGAAATCGCCACAGACGGACCCGGTTTTGCCGTGGACGAGCCGATGGAGACCATGGGCGAGGGCCTGTCGCTGCCGCCCTTCCTGGAGCACAAACGCTCCCAGATCGAGGCCCGGCTGAAGCCGCTGGTCTGATATCGTCAACAGCCGGGAACAATATTCCCGGCTTTTGTGTCTGTACTTTTGCCGGTTTCGCAGCATGCTTCCGGCAAGAGTAAAAAGGAATCGTGCGCATGACAAAACTGATCGGCATTTCCGGAAGCCTGCGAAAGGGCTCGTTCAACACCGCTCTCTTGAACGCGGCGATCCCGCTTGCGCCCGAGGGTGTGACGTTTACATCCGGCACGATCGAGGGCATTCCGCTCTATAATGCCGATATCGAGCGCGAAGGCGTACCGCAGGCCGTGCAAGCGTTGAAGGACCAGATTGCCGCTGCCGATGGCGTCATCCTGTTCACGCCGGAATATAACAATTCCATTCCCGGTGTCTTCAAGAACGCCATCGACTGGGTGAGTTCGTCGATGACGGGTGCGCCCAACATCTTTGCCGGCCGCGCCTTTGCCCTTGCCGGGACATCGCCCGGGCCGTTCGGAACCCTGCTCAGCCAGAACGCCTGGTTGCCGGTCCTGCGCACGCTCGGCGCCGACCTCTGGTCGGGCAAGCGGCTGATGCTGCCGAAGGCGGGGTCGCTGTTCGACAAGGACGGCCAACTGACCGACGAAGAGGCCACGGCAAGGCTGAAAGGGTTTGTCGAGGCTTTTGCGGCCTATGTGGCTGCGAAACCGGCGTAAGGTTTCGCGGGAACATCAATCCTCGCTGAAGGCTAACATATTTGCTTTTTTTGATCGTTTTAAAGCCTTCATTTCTTCCGTCATGCCCGCCCGTGTTGTAAAGCCCGGAGACATCCCTGACAGGTGTTCGGAGACATGCTTTACACATTTGGCTGGGCATTGAGGTCGATGGTCGCGATCTGGGTGGCGCCGAAACAGACGCTGTAACGTCCGTCTCTTGCGCGCGGCCTGAGTGCGACGGTCTCGCCGAGGAAGGCCGAAGGCACGGGCCAGAGGCGGTCCTTGAAGGATATGTAAGCTTTCGTGGTGCCAACCCGGCGCAGGATTTCGCCCGCCGCATAGTCCGGCTGCGGCAGGGTTTTTGGAAAGCTGCGCGCCGAGGGCGTGTAGCGGCTGGCCGGGACCTTGAAGTCGAGGGCCTGATGGGGACGCTCGCGATTATAGACATGCCGCCAGCGATCCAGCGCCTGTTGTGCCTGGTCAAGGCCATGAAGGGTTGCCAGCGAGAACACTTCGGCCTTCAGCGTCCTGTGGAATCGCTCGTTCTTGCCGCGC comes from the Pararhizobium qamdonense genome and includes:
- a CDS encoding ABC transporter permease translates to MTGALSKVYFFLIGLFLAAPMIVVAGVSVNARQTLAFPPKGFSLSWYGEIFLNPEWRNALFASLTLAVLSAALAVAIALPLAWFLWRRVAPWANIFQLLGIAPFTLPPVITALGLLTFWATTGFYGQPWTAVVSHAIFFVTLPLVTLSLGFTAIDRSLVEAAATMGADDRTIFRTVVLPLILPYIVSGYAFAFVLSLNEYIIAYMTVGFTMETLPIKIFNALRYGYTPTMASVTILFVATAAVIFSLVARFGDLPKLLGAMSSDDT
- a CDS encoding ABC transporter substrate-binding protein, giving the protein MTDFLKQKIGRRAVLGAGLAGASMLAMPSILRAQEKSLKVGVYGGYFKDSFDKNIFPDFTKATGIAVEAIAEPTGEAWLVQLDQAAKAGQAPADVSMMSQVAMLKGQATDLWAPLDMAKIPNGANLIERFVNKYPDGRVAGIGAVSWYITLVTNTDVYKEAPTSWQAFWDPANADKLGLLALVSNSFLLEVTAKTFFGGTKALDTEEGVQKAFDKLAEVKPNVRLWYRDEAQFEQALKSGEIPMGQYYHDVTGLAAADGNPVRSTFPKEGGIQDSGCWALSRASTKVDEAHEFINYMSQPSIQAILSRKVGTSPTVKRELTDLTDAEFSAVSSDIEPIIPRYDLYQTKSDWLNQKWTELIVG
- a CDS encoding ABC transporter ATP-binding protein; this encodes MSGLVLNNVTKEFGTFTAVNNVELTVPHGTFVCMLGPSGCGKTTLLRMIAGLDLPTGGAIRLDGEDITHVPTHKRNLGMVFQSLALFPHLTVGENIAYPLRIRGAPKEDQKKRVDELLSMIHLSGYSDRPVSKLSGGQRQRVAIARALAISPKLFLLDEPLSALDAKLREAMQVELRQLQQQLGITTIVVTHDQREAMTMADTVVVMKGGEIRQAASPIEIYRRPADTFVADFIGSTNLLEAEADSAGRVTVLGQPVSGVSLGAATSKATLSIRPEDVHLTAPGDGALSGTVTFVRDLGGTIETFVDIAGRQIVAVSTPRARPDVTVGQPVGVVLLPDVCVVLAK
- a CDS encoding amino acid ABC transporter permease, yielding MIEFTLWDIVRNLLLAARWTILLSAVAFVGGTIVGLVILFMRISKRRWVQRFAEYYIGLFQGTPLLMQLFLLFFGLPLIGLRIEPWTAAVLGLTLCASAFLAEIWRGGVQAVPLGQWDAGSSLGLHYLKQLRLIILPQAFAMTRAPTVGFLVQLIKSTALTSIIGFEELVRTSNAINNATFEPFKVYGFVALIYFALCFPLTRYAKMLELRALKH
- a CDS encoding carbon-nitrogen hydrolase family protein, whose protein sequence is MITLAALQMKSKSGDTAANLARVEDAAREAAAKGASLLITPELGLTGYGAGDVISELAEPADGPLVRQLQAISVKLGIAIIAGFAEKAEDTVFNSCVYADGAAAPVIYRKSNLYGDYERGLFSAAAPGTVLFDHRGVRCGMLICYDVEFPENVRRLALAGADAVLVPTALPAGYSGTFIADHMIQTRAFENQVFVAYINHSGADERFSFAGSSRVAAPDGTLLASAAPQGEVLMVAVLDPAAFKESRSENTYLADRRA
- a CDS encoding amino acid ABC transporter permease, which gives rise to MGYVLDFGWLSDAVSLIASGAAMTMFLIAVSAVAGIVLSVLGAAARRSRYALLRRAIAAYVELIRNTPFLVQLFFIFFGLPSLGIRLDPVVAAILAMTLNMTAYTTEIVGAGLDAVPKGQKEAALALGLRPRLVFIKIVLPQALKVIFPALTSQIVIMMLESAVVSQIAVRELTYEADLLQARTFRAFETYFIVTLVYLAMSIGLRRLLVAGGNRFLAGGVS
- a CDS encoding transporter substrate-binding domain-containing protein, which produces MTTLSTFKSGLTAALMLSGAVLGFASAANADAIDDITKAGVLNVGVFADFPPFSSASADMSLKGYDIDVAQYIADSLKVKLVPVPVTGQNRIPYLTEKRVDLLVSVGYSKERAEVIDFAAAYAPYYIAVIGPAAMDVKGKDDLSGKSIAVNRGTLEDTSLTEAAPKDADIKRFDNYNSVIQAFISGQTELMVVGNDVGAQVLARQEALKPEQKFQLMTSPSHLALNKGEDRLKAAVNDAVAKMLADGKLDASSQAWLKVPLNPENLKD
- a CDS encoding DUF3833 family protein; amino-acid sequence: MKRILFSLTALALLSAPLPAFAKDTMMETFFRGKTTAKGSFSAINGVNRQFDVVLTGRLRGDVLTVREDFVYSDGEKDRKTWRFVRTGPSTYSGTREDVIGKTTVRVDSNTARFNYLVDLDPGPKKNVVRFYDKMVLAGDGATIANTATVWKYIFPVARVKVDFKR
- a CDS encoding GFA family protein; this translates as MTGRVTGRCHCGEVQVSVISAPAEVTECHCSICRRYAPLWAYYQTGDVQLSGPTDIYRWGRQHIDFHRCRQCGCVMAWMPRGDYPECGINARMLDGFDLRAVTLIVEEDSSV
- a CDS encoding ring-cleaving dioxygenase codes for the protein MSLQLTGIHHLTAITANAKENLRFYTQVLGMRLVKKTVNQDDTTAYHLFYADGEATPGTDLTFFDWPVNRETRGTHSVSRTGLRVGSPESIEWWKARFGELSIASEDIGEIDGRLSLDFEDGEGQRFRLIDDGGLAPSHPWDRSPVPAEHQIKGLGPITMSVPDITNTQLVLEQVMNMTRQRQYPSPDGKGEVHVFSMGEGGPAAELHVAVQPGLPTARQGAGAVHHVAFRAPDEAALHAWTERLQEFRLPSSGEVERFYFRSLYFREPNGVLFEIATDGPGFAVDEPMETMGEGLSLPPFLEHKRSQIEARLKPLV
- a CDS encoding NADPH-dependent FMN reductase, whose amino-acid sequence is MTKLIGISGSLRKGSFNTALLNAAIPLAPEGVTFTSGTIEGIPLYNADIEREGVPQAVQALKDQIAAADGVILFTPEYNNSIPGVFKNAIDWVSSSMTGAPNIFAGRAFALAGTSPGPFGTLLSQNAWLPVLRTLGADLWSGKRLMLPKAGSLFDKDGQLTDEEATARLKGFVEAFAAYVAAKPA
- a CDS encoding ABC transporter permease, with amino-acid sequence MRREAPQKLGDYGPLFFPAMMLIVFFVVPFATMIAVSFFQRQQGGFYVPAFELANYQRFLSLFFANVLGFSLMLAVTVAICCVVLAVPFTYLLTRMARKVQIIWLVALLSVLSLSEVIIGFAWSTLFSRTAGITNLLVMAGIMSEAKALLPSFGAVLTGMVYQAFPYTVLVLYPALVRLDPTLTEAARTLGASPIKAFFTVVIPALRNTITATLIMVFIFALGSYLLPQLLGRPQHWTLSVLITDQAIYQSNMPFAAAMAVFLVLVTLGLVALTVLAGRKGEAA